GCAGATGGCGGCCCAGAAGGCCAGCGTGGCAAGCGTCGACAGGACGAAGGTCAGGAGCGACCACATCTTGTTGTTCTTGAGCTCATAGCCCGCGCCCATGTCGAGCACGAAGTGGCGCAGCCCGGAAAAGAGATGCTGGAAGAAGAACCAGCTGAGGCCCGCCATCACCAGATAACCGATGGGCGAAGTCGCGCAGGTCACGAAGGTCGCATAGGCCTCCGGCCCGGCAGCGGCGGCCATCAGCCACCAGACCAAACCCAATGCCCCAACCGTTGCCAGACCGTTGCCGGTCACGCGGTGCATGATGGAAACGGCCATTGCTGGTCCCCATTTCCAGATCGTCAAATGCGGCGAGAGCGGCCGGCTCGTGGTTCGCGCCATATCTACCTACGTCCCTGATGTTGTCCCTCGAGTCCCGTC
This region of Sphingobium sp. EM0848 genomic DNA includes:
- the sdhC gene encoding succinate dehydrogenase, cytochrome b556 subunit, which codes for MAVSIMHRVTGNGLATVGALGLVWWLMAAAAGPEAYATFVTCATSPIGYLVMAGLSWFFFQHLFSGLRHFVLDMGAGYELKNNKMWSLLTFVLSTLATLAFWAAICTGKF